Proteins encoded within one genomic window of Rossellomorea vietnamensis:
- a CDS encoding PadR family transcriptional regulator, whose product MEINKEVLKGHIDTLILSLLNSRDMYGYELAKTVREKSGDQFELKEGTLYLSLKRLEKNQWISSYWGDEQGPGGRRKYYTLTPIGQEGFEEKRKEWQFVKKIIDTFIEGGENLETD is encoded by the coding sequence TTGGAAATTAATAAAGAGGTCTTAAAAGGTCATATCGATACATTGATTCTCTCGCTTCTGAATAGCCGGGATATGTATGGCTATGAGCTGGCAAAAACGGTCCGTGAAAAAAGTGGAGACCAATTCGAATTAAAAGAAGGTACGCTTTATTTATCATTGAAAAGGTTAGAAAAAAACCAATGGATCTCTTCTTATTGGGGTGATGAGCAGGGGCCGGGCGGAAGAAGGAAGTATTATACGCTTACCCCCATAGGCCAAGAGGGGTTTGAGGAAAAGCGCAAAGAGTGGCAATTCGTAAAGAAAATCATTGATACCTTTATCGAAGGGGGAGAGAACCTTGAGACAGATTGA
- a CDS encoding PLD nuclease N-terminal domain-containing protein, translating to MRQIDAYVDSVYQHIGGNRKEIQELKAEMKSHLLEAVHELRAEGMGEQEAVDVAIERFGGEQEMRSIVGQLFKAQKSFAKWVLYLALAVLLFTVSAFGYLWSLEEENANENSEVATQVSTILKDKTSVSDDMKNKINSLIDGTDQIANVEIYDVSSVKNTNMVFDYVRDAKPEYRYEQKVWSPKWLQADFFPYGNGDGKQWYVEMETRHMSDLMSIILFSGMAIYITLFTIWATINAYHQRRLNIGWIVVFALFNILGYLVYYVVGRKKLKTRVKEA from the coding sequence TTGAGACAGATTGATGCATATGTAGATTCTGTTTATCAACATATCGGGGGTAATCGAAAAGAAATTCAGGAATTGAAGGCTGAGATGAAAAGTCACTTACTGGAGGCTGTTCATGAACTAAGAGCAGAAGGGATGGGCGAGCAAGAAGCCGTTGATGTGGCCATTGAACGTTTTGGGGGAGAACAGGAAATGCGTTCGATTGTAGGACAGCTCTTCAAGGCTCAAAAATCGTTCGCTAAATGGGTCCTTTACCTTGCACTGGCTGTCCTTCTTTTTACCGTTTCTGCATTCGGATATTTATGGTCACTTGAAGAAGAAAATGCAAATGAAAATTCTGAAGTAGCTACACAAGTTTCAACTATCCTAAAGGATAAAACCAGCGTTTCTGATGACATGAAAAATAAAATAAATAGCTTAATAGACGGGACAGATCAAATCGCAAATGTTGAAATTTACGATGTAAGCAGTGTTAAGAATACTAATATGGTATTTGATTATGTCAGGGATGCGAAGCCGGAATACCGTTACGAACAAAAAGTGTGGAGTCCAAAATGGCTACAGGCTGATTTCTTCCCATATGGAAACGGGGATGGAAAACAGTGGTATGTGGAAATGGAAACAAGACATATGAGCGATTTGATGTCGATCATTTTGTTCTCGGGAATGGCGATTTATATCACATTGTTTACGATTTGGGCAACGATTAACGCGTATCATCAAAGACGATTAAATATTGGGTGGATAGTGGTGTTTGCTTTGTTTAATATCTTGGGGTATTTGGTTTATTACGTGGTGGGGAGAAAGAAGCTTAAAACGAGAGTTAAAGAAGCATAA
- a CDS encoding SRPBCC domain-containing protein yields MNNITQMKIQKPAHDIFEAFVDPEMIGNFWFSSSSERWKEGKTVTLRYEEYDAQGDIHILEIQEEKKIVFEWAGNHKVTISFTEETGSTIVGVKEEGFDEESENIINELVDNKEGWVYMLTCLKGYMEYGVNLRASLVK; encoded by the coding sequence ATGAATAATATCACTCAAATGAAAATTCAAAAGCCGGCACATGATATCTTCGAGGCGTTTGTTGATCCCGAAATGATAGGGAACTTTTGGTTCTCTTCAAGCTCTGAAAGGTGGAAGGAAGGAAAGACGGTTACGTTGAGATATGAAGAGTATGACGCCCAAGGAGATATACATATACTCGAAATCCAAGAAGAAAAGAAGATTGTTTTCGAGTGGGCAGGAAACCACAAAGTAACCATATCTTTTACTGAAGAAACAGGCAGCACTATCGTAGGGGTTAAAGAAGAAGGGTTCGATGAGGAAAGTGAAAATATTATCAACGAATTAGTAGATAATAAAGAAGGCTGGGTGTATATGCTAACATGCTTGAAGGGATACATGGAGTATGGTGTGAACCTTAGAGCATCACTTGTTAAATAA